From Styela clava chromosome 6, kaStyClav1.hap1.2, whole genome shotgun sequence, one genomic window encodes:
- the LOC120331937 gene encoding uncharacterized protein LOC120331937, whose amino-acid sequence MSQLMAEMLDLTYLQSTDLSLDDNSELHDDTTAEMACLEERSEKAMKRRELKILDAQLKSVHQRISHALNEAGYSTELPEPCLENAPVLSFRPPEFCVKNETKESEELKKMKKVCNVFMDSANLRNSIVKAVGDWMDATSSLLDGRSMRVFEQALAKRDCDAKKSVREIAEALNQAKCAMKKLKSIGRVVFDEKNDDDSEKSAMSEKTLARVNERVRRNSDALDAVPVKKRANFMKKMLHGLEEFPGDMTALLASYDANDEEEQVILQEMNAEWRTACNDIRDLLVSVHEVKLLHRNCKLKIRRILYLFKLVVAVLEIRDNAVDTAEDQLIDLQAEVVGLRAKVDHIHTETKKWREKYTKTQSIVVKISKERDESRYETEKLRIELGSCIDKIADLNNLIKELKVEATKAPKNVISEDDNKKLIELKELNSNQSYQIQALGEEIDKLRNERDELREQLGGATEKDKEKELIQEQMIRDANDKLEMMNKKVDDFEEKAALFEDDLFERDAQIKLLKVELEAKNEMVKKLTTMAEESDSDREPSPPPRGTKRRGRKGSPAFGRRRSHCQYEEEQRNAEMDGPDYERRQSISQLARSSSTKILRRSSVRLLTTPSASRMQAPVSAIPQPSPSIHIVNVDTGDKSVPQLREATTQVSAVAVAISGISNEEYLRVREGWEESERRCNELEVVITEIEDELLEMKKKHKKRAASQAREFRMQNIMAEEERRSEVSAVYSQALNMENLINRYKNDLSQIFERALLQKIAKDVKNVYNYNSSEDPSDPTSSLKTVNQWVDIALKKLVKYQQAVIKHMQSTQDDLKVKAEKSVGQETANHIKILAEKTMEIGKYKQLADQTKNELVSLKSDHQKLVRQHAQNREDLKNAEEQEKKTKELWKKRERELLDAGDAVAVYKKSAKDAQKLDAKLKDLKSEYKKLKEQYDMSQRNLAREAQLRMMAEKEVQRNNRSQKLGFRDEKPPVVKIVYQEEKPPGPSQAAVYVKTMEKLLECKPSLRLSHITSELANDASISVRNYRIQVARRLVKLCQKYADYKRLTDMQQRVRATILAKNKEETPSERIKAKRHGGLEKFHTIYWHLEYQQELIKHRGATSDVDNLVAKYRNDVGKVFHKIAEILLKRKQEIKDRIQVQETKQNENKEQTTRQLSDSTGSENSSKRPVVPSNSVLSVDSSNNINKPSFHTTTDASLTVKKSMDHDVIIKKSILEDDKHEQIHRQKSDVEVVEEVISELLVNKEKDEKELQPVVETKESENESNESNDGQMKINIEKTNSSENRNDLAGADINVVESANANEQTVGDRNERRRSETKVVDKNRSSKENIVTSTPTRVFSRTNSLAPDVSDEYKKNQNLLTALSHVTSSTRRSSIATAAPEQTWDRRLSLVVHSPLPIRKSSAWIVSSNEKITSHPSRSSMLTQISPEVPKTLQLDVHDVLHKARKHLQNSIRRHSMTERPPSTSLSDLGSFIRSRRSTITGGILPGVIERNDGENNLDENEMMKQYRLPFDSFDQNEIIPKITAGTSNAFEIQAVQAPANHFLPKSRPATKSTVRRESIRRKSVAAPPRKQQSSQLYRKPSAKEKFENEMEDKEFKKLDKCLSDETSNYSSSIGVRIIRRKSTSDVITLPSISSSSIYNK is encoded by the exons ATGAGCCAATTAATGGCTGAGATGCTTGATTTGACTTACCTTCAAAGCACTGATTTGAGTCTGGATGATAATTCGGAGTTACATGATGACACCACCGCTGAAATGGCATGTCTGGAAGAAAGATCAGAGAAGGCTATGAAAAGACGCGAATTGAAG ATTCTGGATGCCCAATTGAAAAGTGTACATCAGAGAATCAGTCATGCATTGAACGAAGCTGGATACTCTACTGAACTCCCAGAACCTTGCTTGGAAAACGCTCCAGTTCTTTCGTTTCGGCCACCAGAG TTCTGTGTCAAAAATGAAACGAAAGAATCGGAGGAATTAAAAAAGATGAAGAAAGTTTGCAATGTATTTATGGACTCGGCAAATTTGAG AAATTCAATTGTGAAAGCTGTGGGCGACTGGATGGATGCGACGTCATCACTCCTTGACGGAAGAAGCATGAGAGTTTTCGAACAAGCTTTGGCAAAACGAGATTGCGATGCGAAAAAATCTGTTCGAGAGATTGCAGAGGCACTGAATCAGGCCAAGTGTGCAATGAAGAAACTCAAGTCAATCGGTCGCGTggtatttgatgaaaaaaatgacGACGACTCGGAGAAGAG TGCAATGTCGGAAAAAACACTTGCTCGTGTCAATGAACGAGTCAGACGAAATAGCGATGCTCTTGATGCTGTTCCTGTGAAGAAAAGAGctaatttcatgaaaaaaatgttgcatGGATTGGAAGAATTTCCAGGAG ACATGACGGCTTTGCTGGCAAGTTATGACGCAAATGACGAAGAGGAGCAGGTAATCTTGCAGGAAATGAATGCCGAATGGAGA ACGGCTTGCAATGATATTCGAGATCTTCTCGTATCTGTTCATGAAGTAAAATTGCTTCACCGAAATTGCAAACTGAAGATACGAAGGATTTTATATCTATTTAAACTTGTCGTCGCTGTGCTCGAGATTCGTGACAATGCC GTGGACACAGCGGAAGATCAGTTGATCGATTTGCAAGCAGAAGTAGTTGGTTTGCGAGCTAAGGTGGATCATATACATACGGAAACAAAGAAATGGagagaaaaatatacaaaaactcAATCAATCGTTGTGAAAATCTCGAAAGAAAGAGATGAAAGCAGATACGAAACAGAAAAATTGAGAATTGAGCTTGGATCTTGCATAGATAAG ATAGCCGATCTGAATAACCTTATCAAAGAGTTAAAGGTAGAGGCGACAAAAGCACCTAAAAATGTTATCAGTGAAGATGATAATAAGAAACTAATCGAGTTGAAGGAACTGAATAGTAATCAAAGTTATCAAATTCAAGCTTTGGGAGAAGAAATCGACAAACTCAGAAACGAGAGAGATGAATTGAGGGAGCAACTTGGTGGGGCTACTGAAAAAGATAAAGAA AAAGAACTAATTCAAGAACAAATGATTCGAGATGCCAATGACAAACTTGAAATGATGAATAAAAAAGTGGATGATTTCGAAGAAAAAGCAGCTTTATTTGAGGATGATTTATTTGAGAGAGAtgcacaaataaaattattgaaagttgAACTGGAAGCAAAAAATGAAAtggtaaaaaaattaacaacaatGGCTGAGGAAAGTGATAGCGATAG AGAACCATCTCCGCCACCACGGGGGACAAAGCGTCGTGGTCGTAAAGGATCTCCCGCTTTTGGACGGAGGAGGAGTCATTGCCAATATGAAGAAGAACAAAGAAATGCAGAAATGGATG GTCCTGATTACGAAAGACGACAAAGTATTTCGCAACTTGCTCGCTCATCGAGTACAAAGATTCTTCGTCGATCATCAGTGAGATTGTTAACCACTCCATCTGCGTCGAG AATGCAAGCCCCTGTTAGTGCGATTCCTCAGCCATCACCTTCAATACATATTGTAAATGTAGACACCGGAGACAAAAGTGTTCCTCAATTGCGAGAAGCAACAACTCAAGTATCGGCAGTGGCCGTTGCAATTTCTGGAATTTCTAACGAAGAG TATCTGAGAGTGAGAGAAGGTTGGGAGGAGAGCGAGAGAAGATGTAATGAGCTGGAAGTTGTCATCACTGAGATCGAAGACGAGTTACTGGAGATGAAGAAAAA GCACAAGAAAAGAGCTGCTTCCCAAGCTAGAGAATTTCGTATGCAGAATATCATGGCAGAAGAAGAACGTAGATCCGAGGTGTCTGCTGTTTATTCACAAGCATTGAACATGGAAAATTTGATTAACAG GTACAAGAATGATTTGTCTCAGATCTTTGAACGAGCTCTTCTGCAGAAAATAGCGAAAGACGTCAAGAATGTTTACAACTATAATTCATCTGAAGACCCATCTGATCCAACATCTAGTCTGAAAACAGTCAACCAATG GGTTGACATCGCTCTAAAAAAGCTTGTGAAATATCAACAAGCAGTCATAAAACACATGCAATCAACTCAGGATGATTTGAAAGTAAAAGCAGAGAAAAGTGTCGGACAAGAAACTGCGAATCACATTAAAATTTTAGCTGAAAAAACTATGGAAATTGGAAAATACAAACAATTGGCAGATCAGACGAAAAATGAATTAGTTTCT TTGAAAAGTGATCATCAGAAACTTGTTCGACAACATGCCCAAAACAGGGAAGATCTTAAAAACGCAGAAGAGCAGGAGAAGAAAACGAAAGAATTATGGAAA AAAAGAGAGAGGGAATTGCTAGATGCTGGCGATGCTGTAGCCGTTTACAAGAAATCTGCAAAAGATGCCCAAAAACTTGATGCAAAACTCAAAGATTTAAAAAGTGAATATAAGAAACTGAAG GAGCAATATGATATGTCACAACGAAATCTTGCTAGAGAAGCACAGTTGAGAATGATGGCAGAGAAGGAAGTGCAAAGAAATAACAGAAGTCAAAAACTGGGATTTCGTGATGAAAAACCACCAGTTGTGAAAATAGTTTACCAAGAAGAG AAACCACCAGGCCCATCTCAAGCTGCTGTTTATGTTAAAACAATGGAAAAGCTATTGGAATGCAAACCTTCTTTAAGACTGAGTCACATTACTTCGGAACTAGCGAATGATGCAAGCATAAGTGTCAGAAACTATCGAATTCAAGTTGCGCGAAGACTTGTTAAATTATGTCAGAAATATGCCGATTATAAAAG GCTTACTGACATGCAACAAAGAGTTCGAGCAACAATTCTTGCCAAAAATAAGGAAGAAACACCATCAGAACGAATCA AAGCCAAACGGCACGGTGGTTTGGAAAAGTTTCATACAATATATTGGCATTTGGAATATCAACAGGAGCTTATTAAACATCGAGGAGCAACATCTGACGTCGACAATTTGGTTGCAAAATATCGAAATGACGTTGGaaaagtttttcataaaattgctGAAATTCTCTTGAAAAGAAAACAAGAGATAAAAG ATAGAATTCAAGTCCAAGAGACGAAACAAAACGAAAATAAAGAACAAACTACAAGACAGCTTTCAGATTCCACAG GTTCAGAAAATTCAAGCAAGCGTCCTGTCGTTCCCAGCAACAGTGTATTATCAGTAGATTcttcaaataatataaataaaccatCTTTCCACACCACAACTGACGCAAGCTTAACGGTCAAAAAATCAATGGATCATGACGTCATAATCAAAAAGTCGATTTTGGAAGATGACAAACATGAACAAATTCATAGACAGAAAAGCGATGTTGAAGTCGTCGAAGAAGTTATTTCTGAATTGCTTGTGAACAAAG AAAAAGACGAAAAGGAATTGCAACCTGTAGTTGAAACAAAGGAGAGCGAGAATGAATCAAATGAAAGTAATGAtggacaaatgaaaataaatattgaaaaaactaACTCTAGTGAAAATCGAAATGATTTGGCTGGGGCCGATATCAACGTAGTAGAGTCTGCAAATGCAAACGAACAAACAGTTGGCGACCGAAACGAAAGAAGACGATCTGAAACTAAAGTAGTTGATAAAAACAG ATCCTCCAAAGAAAATATCGTCACCTCAACTCCAACCCGAGTATTTTCTAGAACTAATTCACTTGCTCCTGATGTATCAgatgaatacaaaaaaaatcaaaatcttctGACTGCTCTTTCTCACGTGACCAGCTCAACCAGACGTTCCAGTATTGCAACTGCAGCCCCTGAACAAACTTGGGATAG GCGATTATCTCTCGTTGTTCATTCACCTTTACCAATACGCAAGTCATCTGCCTGGATAGTATCGTCTAACGAGAAGATCACTAGTCATCCGTCACGAAGCAGCATGTTAACACAG ATTTCTCCAGAAGTTCCTAAAACGCTTCAACTCGATGTGCACGATGTTTTGCACAAAGCTAGAAAACACCTTCAAAATTCTATCAGAAGACATTCTATGACCG AGAGGCCACCATCCACCTCGCTGTCTGATCTTGGTTCATTCATACGTTCTCGACGTTCAACAATAACTGGTGGAATTTTACCTGGAGTCATTGAACGAAATGACGGTGAAAATAATTTGGATGAAAACGAAATGATGAAACA ATATCGACTACCATTTGATTCCTTCGACCAGAATGAAATTATTCCGAAAATAACCGCAGGGACTAGCAATGCTTTTGAG ATTCAGGCGGTTCAAGCTCCTGCAAATCATTTCCTACCAAAATCAAGGCCAGCAACGAAATCGACTGTGAGAAGAGAAAGCATAAGAAGAAAAAGTGTTGCGG CGCCTCCTCGGAAACAGCAATCTAGTCAGTTATATCGGAAGCCGAGTGCAAAggagaaatttgaaaatgagaTGGAAGACAAGGAATTCAAAAAACTAGATAAATGTTTGAGTGATGAGACGAGCAATTACAGTTCATCCATAGGTGTTCGAATAATCCGAAGGAAATCTACATCTGATGTTATTACTTTACCATCGATTAGCAGTAGTTcaatatacaataaataa